One region of Pseudomonas alvandae genomic DNA includes:
- a CDS encoding deaminase domain-containing protein translates to MPLDQTCNIHSLTGEVAKRPALGTDIGGKSWAPWFADVLVEPVSIRGHEVFYKQGKIYEVKNGKYAPYKGKPEWIGLSKKTVKPKSIVDVTIEFQTGIYAGIKITGIAEDINDIRRVGAIMVPDLNPDFNYIFAKLDDKYYVLRNLAKNKSETLKLRQLESSELAEGYGEELKRIYEGSLNANNTVRLHGEELVNQALERLEKVSIPIGTTANPPRNMDWAQVDTSPAEALMFDQRTRLLVCEMPAGTALWSPVHLSPQNIQNKTTSIFGDIFKKRELSIEHAMGELKKTLPGSQKNIAFAEVTLTSGRVEIYVSVSGINDYTRHLPVFREGNQLQIGDVTYYNVDALKGGTDPTSLLLTKEGESLLAIPHPTAGSSQTMNPITSGDSESKLISYISEKYPDNGDIRSITIATTLPPCDSCAIVMKEFGHLRGADALNVTWGKRKRPTNS, encoded by the coding sequence ATGCCGCTAGATCAAACGTGCAACATTCACTCATTGACCGGTGAAGTCGCCAAGCGCCCTGCCCTGGGAACGGACATTGGAGGCAAAAGCTGGGCGCCTTGGTTTGCCGATGTTCTCGTCGAACCCGTGAGCATTAGAGGCCACGAAGTGTTCTACAAACAAGGGAAGATATATGAAGTCAAAAATGGCAAATATGCGCCCTATAAAGGCAAGCCGGAATGGATCGGCCTGAGTAAAAAAACAGTCAAACCTAAATCAATAGTAGACGTAACGATAGAGTTTCAGACGGGCATATATGCGGGTATCAAGATCACCGGCATCGCCGAGGACATCAACGACATCCGTCGAGTCGGGGCGATCATGGTTCCCGATCTCAACCCGGACTTCAACTATATTTTCGCCAAACTAGATGACAAATACTACGTCCTTAGAAATCTCGCCAAGAATAAATCCGAAACATTGAAGCTACGACAACTGGAATCCAGTGAACTGGCCGAAGGGTATGGAGAGGAACTGAAGCGAATCTATGAGGGGTCGCTTAATGCAAACAATACCGTGCGACTCCACGGAGAAGAACTAGTTAACCAAGCGTTGGAAAGACTTGAAAAAGTTTCGATACCTATCGGCACCACCGCTAACCCTCCGAGGAATATGGATTGGGCCCAAGTCGACACATCTCCTGCCGAAGCCTTGATGTTCGATCAAAGAACCAGGTTGCTAGTCTGTGAAATGCCTGCTGGAACGGCTTTATGGAGCCCCGTCCACCTTTCCCCTCAGAACATACAGAACAAAACAACTTCCATCTTCGGCGACATTTTTAAAAAAAGAGAGCTTTCTATAGAACACGCTATGGGAGAATTAAAAAAAACCCTTCCGGGATCTCAAAAAAACATCGCTTTTGCCGAGGTCACTCTTACATCAGGAAGAGTTGAAATCTATGTCAGTGTTTCCGGCATCAACGACTATACCCGGCATCTCCCCGTATTCCGTGAAGGAAATCAATTGCAAATTGGCGACGTCACCTACTACAACGTGGACGCGCTTAAAGGCGGCACAGATCCCACCTCTCTTCTTCTAACGAAAGAAGGCGAATCGCTGCTAGCGATACCGCACCCCACGGCCGGCAGCTCGCAGACAATGAATCCCATTACGTCCGGCGACAGCGAGAGCAAGCTGATCAGTTATATCAGCGAAAAATATCCGGATAATGGAGATATCCGGTCGATCACTATTGCCACAACCTTGCCGCCATGCGATTCCTGCGCGATTGTGATGAAGGAGTTCGGTCATTTGCGTGGTGCAGATGCCCTGAACGTTACTTGGGGGAAACGTAAGCGTCCGACAAATAGCTAA
- a CDS encoding GGDEF domain-containing protein, protein MKTPTQTNAIDFDSAKLQRLGLAQPSPLVTRPVSLSQVRQQLSQQLQTSLEPQRILGLFFREVQRLVPLDALAYQHKPSDLRLEFGQRGHHSLSYNLSHEGEHLGELVFRRNQRFANSEQSELESILSTLFFPLRNALLYRAATQSALRDPLTGTGNRIAMDQTLEREIDMARRHMQPLSLLMLDIDHFKRINDSHGHGVGDEVLKAVADSIKSQLRNVDMVFRFGGEEFLILLANTSRDAAAMVGERLRYAAQAQDYFAAGTRIELTVSLGCATLLPGESAESLLRRADSALYVAKREGRNRLTMAG, encoded by the coding sequence ATGAAAACGCCCACGCAGACCAATGCGATCGACTTTGACAGCGCCAAGCTGCAGCGCCTGGGCCTGGCCCAGCCGTCGCCGCTCGTGACGCGGCCCGTCAGCCTTTCACAAGTGCGCCAGCAATTGAGCCAGCAGTTGCAGACCAGCCTGGAGCCGCAACGGATCCTCGGCCTGTTCTTCCGCGAAGTGCAGCGGCTGGTGCCCCTGGATGCGCTGGCCTACCAGCACAAACCCAGCGACTTGCGCCTGGAATTCGGCCAGCGCGGACATCACAGCCTCAGTTACAACCTTAGCCATGAAGGCGAACACTTGGGTGAACTGGTGTTCCGCCGCAACCAGCGCTTCGCCAACTCGGAGCAGAGCGAACTCGAGTCGATACTCTCCACGCTGTTTTTCCCGCTGCGCAACGCCTTGCTCTATCGCGCCGCCACGCAAAGCGCCTTGCGCGATCCGCTGACCGGTACCGGCAACCGTATCGCCATGGACCAGACGCTGGAACGTGAGATCGACATGGCCAGGCGTCACATGCAGCCACTCTCGCTGTTGATGCTGGACATCGACCACTTCAAGCGTATCAACGATAGCCATGGGCATGGCGTCGGCGACGAAGTGCTGAAAGCCGTGGCCGACTCGATCAAGAGCCAACTGCGCAATGTGGACATGGTGTTCAGGTTTGGTGGCGAAGAATTCCTGATCCTGCTGGCCAATACCAGCCGGGACGCGGCGGCCATGGTCGGCGAACGGCTGCGTTACGCCGCCCAGGCACAGGATTACTTTGCTGCGGGCACTCGGATCGAACTGACCGTCAGCCTGGGATGCGCAACGCTGCTGCCGGGTGAGTCCGCTGAAAGCCTGTTGCGCAGGGCCGACAGCGCGTTATACGTGGCCAAGCGCGAAGGTCGGAACCGGCTGACGATGGCGGGCTGA
- the ubiG gene encoding bifunctional 2-polyprenyl-6-hydroxyphenol methylase/3-demethylubiquinol 3-O-methyltransferase UbiG: MSNVDHAEIAKFEALAHRWWDRESEFKPLHDINPLRVNWIDERVSLAGKKVLDVGCGGGILSEAMALRGATVTGIDMGEAPLAVAQLHQLESGVSVEYRQITAEALAEEMPGQFDVVTCLEMLEHVPDPSSVIRACFQMVKPGGQVFFSTINRNPKAYLFAIIGAEYIMKLLPRGTHDFKKFIRPSELGAWSRMAGLTVKDIIGLTYNPLTKHYKLAADVDVNYMIQTLREE; the protein is encoded by the coding sequence ATGAGCAACGTCGACCACGCTGAAATCGCCAAGTTCGAAGCCCTGGCCCATCGCTGGTGGGACCGGGAGAGCGAATTCAAACCGCTGCACGACATCAACCCGCTGCGGGTCAACTGGATTGACGAGCGGGTCAGCCTGGCCGGCAAGAAAGTCCTCGACGTCGGCTGTGGCGGCGGCATCCTCAGCGAAGCCATGGCCCTGCGCGGCGCCACCGTCACGGGCATCGACATGGGCGAGGCGCCGCTGGCCGTTGCGCAACTGCATCAATTGGAATCCGGCGTCAGCGTGGAATACCGGCAGATCACCGCCGAAGCCCTGGCCGAGGAAATGCCCGGGCAGTTCGACGTGGTCACTTGCCTGGAGATGCTGGAACACGTGCCGGACCCGTCATCGGTGATTCGCGCCTGCTTCCAGATGGTCAAGCCCGGCGGCCAGGTGTTCTTCTCCACCATCAACCGCAACCCGAAGGCCTACCTGTTCGCGATCATCGGCGCCGAATACATCATGAAGCTGCTGCCACGCGGCACCCATGACTTCAAGAAATTCATCCGGCCTTCCGAACTGGGCGCCTGGAGCCGCATGGCCGGGCTGACCGTCAAGGACATCATCGGCCTGACCTACAACCCGCTGACCAAGCACTACAAGCTGGCCGCCGACGTTGACGTCAACTACATGATCCAGACCCTGCGCGAGGAATAA
- a CDS encoding TRZ/ATZ family hydrolase gives MPKPAVALDLLLLPTWLVPVEPAGVVLKDHGLGIRDGCIVFIGPRAEAMKCDATEIRELPGMLLSPGLVNAHGHAAMTLFRGLADDLPLMTWLEQHIWPAEGKWVDEDFVRDGTDLAIAEQIQGGITCFSDMYFYPKVASERVHNSGIRAQIAIPILDFPIPGAASADDAIRQGIELFGDLKHHPRIKVAFGPHAPYTVGDENLEKIRVIAEELDAAIHMHVHETAFEVQQAVDNTGERPMARLARLGLLGPRFQAVHMTQVSDEDQALLVEHNCSVIHCPESNLKLASGFCPVERLWQAGVNVAVGTDGAASNNDLDLLGETRTAALLAKAVAGSATALDAHRALRMATLNGARALGIESIVGSLEVGKAADLVAFDLSGLAQQPIYDPVSQLIYATGRHCVKHLWVAGKPLLEDGRLTRMDEAQLTATAQAWGRRVSGQNE, from the coding sequence ATGCCCAAGCCTGCCGTTGCGCTCGACTTATTATTGCTGCCGACCTGGTTGGTGCCTGTCGAACCCGCCGGTGTCGTGCTCAAGGATCATGGTTTGGGCATCCGTGATGGCTGCATCGTGTTCATCGGGCCACGGGCCGAAGCCATGAAGTGCGATGCCACGGAAATCCGCGAACTGCCTGGCATGCTCCTCAGCCCGGGCCTGGTGAACGCCCACGGCCACGCGGCGATGACGCTGTTCCGCGGCCTGGCGGATGATTTGCCGCTGATGACCTGGCTCGAACAGCACATCTGGCCCGCCGAGGGCAAATGGGTCGATGAAGACTTCGTCCGCGACGGCACCGACCTGGCGATCGCCGAGCAGATCCAGGGCGGCATCACCTGTTTCTCCGACATGTACTTCTACCCCAAGGTTGCCAGCGAGCGTGTCCATAACAGCGGCATCCGCGCGCAAATCGCCATCCCGATCCTCGACTTTCCGATACCCGGTGCCGCCAGCGCCGACGACGCCATTCGTCAGGGCATCGAGCTGTTTGGCGATCTCAAGCACCATCCACGGATCAAAGTCGCATTCGGCCCGCACGCGCCGTACACCGTCGGCGACGAGAACCTGGAGAAAATCCGGGTGATCGCCGAGGAACTGGACGCGGCCATTCACATGCACGTTCACGAAACCGCCTTCGAAGTGCAGCAGGCTGTGGATAACACTGGCGAGCGGCCAATGGCGCGGCTGGCCCGGCTTGGCCTGTTGGGACCGCGCTTTCAGGCGGTGCACATGACTCAGGTCAGCGACGAGGACCAGGCCCTGCTGGTAGAACACAACTGCAGCGTGATCCATTGCCCGGAATCGAACCTGAAACTGGCCAGCGGTTTCTGCCCGGTGGAGCGCCTGTGGCAGGCCGGCGTCAACGTCGCGGTCGGCACGGACGGCGCGGCAAGCAACAATGACCTGGACCTGCTGGGCGAAACCCGCACTGCCGCCCTGCTGGCGAAAGCCGTCGCCGGCTCGGCCACCGCGCTGGATGCCCATCGGGCCCTGCGCATGGCCACGCTCAACGGCGCCCGCGCGCTGGGTATCGAGTCGATCGTCGGTTCACTGGAAGTCGGCAAGGCTGCCGACCTGGTGGCCTTCGACCTGTCCGGCCTGGCGCAACAACCGATCTATGACCCGGTTTCGCAGTTGATCTACGCCACCGGCCGCCATTGCGTGAAACACCTGTGGGTGGCCGGCAAGCCGTTGCTGGAGGACGGTCGCCTGACTCGCATGGACGAGGCGCAACTGACCGCCACGGCCCAGGCCTGGGGCCGCCGGGTGAGCGGCCAGAACGAATAG
- a CDS encoding YciK family oxidoreductase, with the protein MFDYSARPDLLEGRVILVTGAGRGIGAAAAKAYAAHGATVLLLGKTEANLTQVYDEIEAAGHPQPAVIPFNLETALPHQYDELAAMIETEFGHLDGLLHNASIIGPRTPLEQLSGENFMRVMHVNVNAMFMLTSTLLPLLKLSKDASVVFTSSSVGRKGRAYWGAYGVSKFATEGLMQTLADEVDTVAPVRSNSINPGATRTSMRAQAYPGENPLNNPTPEEIMPVYLYLMGPDSQGINGQAFNAQ; encoded by the coding sequence ATGTTTGACTACTCCGCCCGCCCCGACCTGCTCGAAGGCCGCGTCATTCTGGTCACCGGTGCCGGCCGTGGTATCGGAGCGGCTGCCGCCAAGGCTTATGCCGCCCATGGCGCCACCGTGTTGTTGTTGGGCAAGACCGAGGCCAACCTGACCCAGGTCTACGACGAAATCGAAGCAGCCGGTCATCCACAGCCGGCAGTGATCCCCTTCAACCTCGAAACCGCCCTGCCCCATCAATACGATGAGCTGGCCGCCATGATCGAGACCGAGTTCGGCCACCTCGACGGCCTGCTGCACAACGCCTCGATCATCGGCCCACGCACGCCCCTGGAGCAGTTGTCCGGTGAGAATTTCATGCGCGTGATGCACGTGAACGTCAATGCCATGTTCATGCTCACCAGCACCCTGCTGCCATTGCTGAAGCTGTCCAAGGACGCGTCCGTGGTGTTCACCTCCAGCAGCGTCGGGCGCAAGGGCCGGGCGTATTGGGGCGCCTATGGCGTCTCCAAGTTCGCCACCGAAGGGCTGATGCAAACGCTCGCCGACGAAGTCGACACCGTTGCGCCAGTGCGCTCCAACAGCATCAACCCCGGCGCCACCCGCACCAGCATGCGGGCCCAGGCCTATCCGGGGGAAAATCCGCTCAACAACCCGACGCCTGAAGAAATCATGCCGGTCTACCTGTACCTGATGGGGCCGGACAGCCAAGGCATCAATGGCCAGGCTTTCAACGCGCAATAA
- a CDS encoding TenA family transcriptional regulator, whose translation MDAKSYPQWAQQLIADCGESKRRVVEHELYQRMRDNKLSAKTMRHYLIGGWPVVEQFALYMAQNLTKTRFARHPGEDMARRWLMRNIRVELNHADYWVNWSAAHGVTLEDLQAQQVPPELHALSHWCWHTSSADSLIVAIAATNYAIEGATGEWSAVVCSSGVYAAAFAEEDRKRAMKWLKMHAQYDDAHPWEALEIICTLAGMNPSKSLQMELRQAVCKSYDYMYLFLERCMQLEHSGVVEKTAPSRERLALAGS comes from the coding sequence ATGGACGCCAAGAGCTATCCGCAATGGGCACAGCAGCTCATTGCAGATTGCGGCGAGAGCAAGCGCCGGGTTGTAGAACACGAACTGTATCAACGCATGCGCGACAACAAGCTCAGCGCCAAGACCATGCGCCACTACCTTATCGGTGGTTGGCCCGTCGTCGAACAGTTCGCCTTGTACATGGCACAAAACCTCACCAAGACACGCTTTGCCCGCCATCCCGGCGAGGACATGGCGCGCCGCTGGCTGATGCGCAACATTCGAGTCGAACTCAATCATGCCGATTATTGGGTGAACTGGAGCGCCGCTCATGGCGTGACACTCGAAGATCTGCAGGCGCAGCAGGTGCCACCTGAGCTGCATGCGTTGAGTCATTGGTGCTGGCACACCAGCTCGGCGGACTCGTTGATCGTGGCGATTGCCGCGACCAACTACGCCATTGAGGGCGCGACCGGGGAGTGGTCGGCGGTGGTCTGTTCCAGTGGCGTCTACGCGGCGGCTTTCGCCGAGGAAGACCGCAAGCGGGCCATGAAGTGGCTGAAGATGCACGCCCAGTATGACGATGCCCACCCTTGGGAAGCGCTGGAGATCATCTGCACCCTGGCGGGCATGAATCCGAGCAAGTCGTTGCAGATGGAACTGCGCCAGGCCGTCTGCAAAAGCTACGACTACATGTACCTGTTCCTGGAGCGCTGCATGCAACTGGAACACTCGGGCGTTGTAGAGAAAACTGCGCCCAGCCGTGAACGCCTGGCGTTGGCGGGTAGCTGA
- the mtnA gene encoding S-methyl-5-thioribose-1-phosphate isomerase, with amino-acid sequence MRDRLLAAEKVKAIDWRDGALYLLDQRVLPFEENWIGYTSAAGVAEAIRSMVVRGAPAIGISAAYGVVLAARARLAEGGDWQDALEADFALLADSRPTAVNLFWALDRMRDRLARLKEQADPLAALEAEAIAIHESDREANLTMAQLGVDLIRKHQGNAQAILTHCNTGALATGGFGTALGVIRGAFIEGMVERVYADETRPWLQGSRLTAWELANEGIPVTLNADSAAAHIMKTKGVTWVIVGADRITANGDVANKIGTYQLAVCAMHHGVRFMVVAPSSTIDMNLASGDDIPIEERDGRELLEVGGKRVGADADAFNPVFDVTPADLIDAIVTEKGIVERPDAAKMAQLMCRKRLH; translated from the coding sequence ATGCGCGATCGACTGTTGGCTGCGGAGAAGGTGAAGGCCATCGATTGGCGCGATGGCGCTCTTTATCTGCTGGATCAGCGTGTTTTGCCGTTCGAGGAAAACTGGATCGGCTACACCAGCGCGGCCGGCGTGGCCGAGGCCATCCGTTCGATGGTGGTGCGCGGTGCGCCGGCGATCGGCATCAGTGCCGCCTATGGCGTGGTGCTGGCGGCGCGGGCGCGGTTGGCCGAGGGTGGTGACTGGCAAGATGCGCTGGAAGCGGATTTTGCCTTGCTGGCCGATTCCCGGCCGACGGCGGTCAATCTGTTCTGGGCGCTGGACCGCATGCGCGACCGCTTGGCGCGTCTCAAGGAGCAGGCCGACCCGCTGGCGGCCCTTGAGGCTGAGGCCATCGCGATCCACGAAAGCGACCGCGAGGCCAACCTGACCATGGCCCAGCTCGGTGTTGACCTGATCCGCAAGCACCAGGGCAACGCCCAGGCCATCCTGACCCATTGCAACACCGGCGCCCTGGCCACCGGTGGCTTTGGTACCGCCCTTGGGGTGATTCGCGGGGCGTTCATCGAGGGTATGGTCGAGCGCGTCTATGCCGATGAAACCCGTCCGTGGCTGCAAGGTTCTCGCCTGACCGCGTGGGAACTCGCCAACGAAGGCATTCCGGTGACACTCAACGCCGACTCCGCTGCCGCCCACATCATGAAGACCAAGGGCGTGACCTGGGTGATCGTCGGCGCCGACCGCATCACCGCCAATGGCGACGTGGCGAACAAGATCGGCACTTATCAACTGGCGGTGTGTGCCATGCACCACGGCGTGCGCTTCATGGTGGTGGCGCCGAGCTCGACCATCGACATGAACCTGGCCAGTGGCGATGACATTCCGATCGAAGAACGTGATGGGCGTGAGCTGCTGGAAGTCGGCGGCAAGCGGGTCGGGGCGGATGCCGATGCCTTCAATCCAGTGTTCGACGTGACTCCGGCGGACCTGATCGATGCGATCGTGACGGAGAAGGGCATCGTCGAGCGGCCGGATGCGGCGAAGATGGCGCAATTGATGTGTCGCAAGCGGTTGCATTGA
- the mupP gene encoding N-acetylmuramic acid 6-phosphate phosphatase MupP, translated as MRLQAVLFDMDGTLLDTAPDFIAICQAMRADRGLPPMNTQHIRDEISGGARAMVAVTFSMDPESPGFEELRQEFLDRYLKGCAVHSHLFDGMAEVLADIEAANLIWGVVTNKPVRFAEPIMQQLGLAERSKVLICPDHVKNSKPDPEPLILACKMLDLDPASVLFVGDDLRDIESGRSAGTKTCAVTYGYIHPDDNPKHWGADVVIDHPLALREVLDNALCSC; from the coding sequence ATGCGTCTCCAAGCGGTTCTCTTCGACATGGACGGCACGCTGCTCGACACCGCGCCAGACTTCATCGCCATCTGCCAGGCCATGCGCGCCGACCGTGGCCTGCCGCCGATGAACACCCAGCACATCCGCGACGAAATTTCCGGCGGTGCCCGGGCGATGGTCGCGGTGACGTTTTCGATGGACCCGGAATCCCCGGGGTTCGAGGAGCTGCGCCAGGAATTCCTCGACCGTTACCTCAAGGGGTGCGCGGTCCACAGCCATCTGTTCGATGGCATGGCCGAAGTGTTGGCCGACATCGAGGCGGCCAACCTGATCTGGGGCGTGGTCACCAACAAGCCGGTACGCTTTGCCGAGCCGATCATGCAGCAGTTGGGCCTGGCCGAGCGTTCGAAAGTGTTGATCTGTCCCGATCACGTAAAAAACAGCAAGCCGGACCCGGAACCGTTGATCCTGGCCTGCAAGATGCTCGACCTGGACCCGGCCAGCGTGCTGTTCGTGGGCGATGACCTGCGGGACATCGAGTCCGGCCGCAGCGCCGGCACCAAGACCTGCGCGGTGACCTACGGCTACATCCACCCGGACGACAACCCCAAGCACTGGGGCGCGGATGTGGTGATCGACCATCCCCTGGCGCTGCGTGAAGTGCTGGATAACGCGTTGTGCAGTTGCTGA
- a CDS encoding EAL domain-containing protein codes for MKQKRTLGTPRLLGIVWPFIAVVLFQALLGGVSLYVLSAVRGYVAGESLWSKGQKDAIYYLNLYADSRDEAIFLKYQQAIAVPEGGHELRVALDRQPPDLDAARAGILKGGNHPDDVASVIWLYLNFRHFSYLEEAIDLWTVGDGYLIELDNVARQMHANISTGQASETDIRGWKAQIFAINDSVTPAAKAFSDALGEGSRFILRLLLVTNFATALGLIVLALLRTHKLLAQRQVFANALQLEKERAQITLQSIGDGVITTDVEGAIAYMNPAAEAMTHWKAEHATGLPLAALFNLLDDNAQTEGLTLIEHILSGRLGGGSEHSKLIQRLDGSTVSVTLVGAPIRHAGKVSGAVLVLHDMTQERQYIANLSWQATHDALTGLANRREFEYRLEQALHNLTRQVGRHALMFLDLDQFKLVNDTCGHAAGDELLRHICALLQSGLRENDTLARLGGDEFGILLENCSPEAAEKIAEGLRQTVQNLHFVWKGRPFVTTVSIGLVHIAQSPTTLEASLRAADMACYMAKEKGRNRVQVYHADDSELSLRFGEMAWVQRLHMALEENRFCLYAQEIAALGPGDHGGGHIEILLRLHDEAGRMILPDSFIPAAERYGLMTSLDRWVVENVFRIIRQCLNESRQGPLAMCAINLSGTTIGDQAFLDFLRKQFAAYSIPPEMICFEITETSAISNLGSAIRFINELKGLGCYFSLDDFCAGMSSFAYLKHLPVDFLKIDGSFVKDMLDDPINRAMVEVINHIGHVMGKRTIAEFVETAQIEQALLEIGVDYAQGYVIERPQMFTCDTLQCRPARPQPLLFKAPGTFR; via the coding sequence ATGAAGCAAAAGCGGACTCTCGGAACTCCTCGGCTGTTGGGCATCGTCTGGCCTTTTATAGCAGTTGTCCTGTTTCAAGCCCTTCTGGGAGGCGTCAGTCTTTACGTATTGTCGGCAGTTCGCGGTTATGTAGCAGGGGAAAGCCTTTGGTCCAAGGGCCAGAAAGACGCCATTTATTACCTCAATCTTTACGCTGACAGCCGTGACGAGGCGATTTTTCTCAAGTACCAGCAAGCCATCGCCGTGCCCGAGGGCGGTCACGAACTGCGGGTAGCACTGGACCGCCAGCCGCCTGATCTCGACGCCGCGCGGGCCGGGATTCTCAAGGGTGGCAATCATCCCGACGACGTAGCCAGCGTGATCTGGCTGTATCTCAATTTCCGTCATTTCAGCTATCTGGAAGAAGCTATCGATCTCTGGACGGTGGGTGATGGCTACCTGATTGAACTGGACAACGTCGCCCGGCAGATGCACGCCAACATCAGCACCGGCCAAGCCTCGGAAACGGATATCCGCGGCTGGAAGGCACAGATCTTCGCCATCAACGATTCCGTAACCCCAGCCGCGAAGGCCTTCAGCGATGCCTTGGGCGAGGGGTCGCGGTTTATCCTGCGCCTGTTGCTGGTGACCAATTTCGCCACGGCCCTTGGGTTGATTGTCCTCGCGCTGTTGCGCACCCATAAACTGCTGGCCCAGCGGCAGGTCTTCGCCAATGCGCTTCAGTTGGAGAAGGAGCGGGCCCAGATCACCTTGCAATCGATTGGCGACGGCGTGATCACCACCGACGTCGAGGGCGCGATTGCCTACATGAACCCTGCCGCGGAAGCGATGACCCATTGGAAAGCCGAGCACGCCACGGGGTTGCCCCTGGCGGCGCTGTTCAATTTGCTCGATGACAATGCCCAGACGGAAGGGCTGACCTTGATCGAGCATATCCTGAGCGGACGATTGGGGGGCGGCAGCGAGCATTCCAAGTTGATCCAGCGCCTGGACGGCAGCACGGTGTCGGTCACCCTGGTGGGGGCGCCGATCCGCCACGCCGGCAAGGTCAGTGGTGCGGTGCTGGTGCTGCACGACATGACCCAGGAACGCCAGTACATTGCCAATCTGTCCTGGCAAGCCACTCACGATGCGCTGACCGGCCTGGCGAACCGCCGCGAATTCGAATACCGCCTTGAACAAGCCCTGCATAACCTGACCCGCCAGGTTGGGCGCCACGCCCTGATGTTTCTCGATCTCGATCAGTTCAAGCTGGTCAACGACACCTGTGGCCATGCGGCCGGTGACGAGTTGTTGCGGCACATTTGTGCCTTGCTGCAATCGGGGTTAAGGGAAAACGACACATTGGCCCGCTTGGGCGGCGATGAGTTCGGCATCTTGTTGGAAAACTGCTCGCCGGAGGCCGCGGAGAAAATTGCCGAAGGTCTGCGCCAGACCGTACAGAACCTGCATTTCGTGTGGAAAGGCCGGCCATTCGTGACCACCGTGAGTATCGGCCTGGTGCATATCGCCCAGAGCCCGACCACCTTGGAGGCATCCCTGCGCGCCGCCGACATGGCCTGCTACATGGCCAAGGAAAAGGGGCGCAACCGGGTCCAGGTCTACCATGCCGACGACTCGGAGTTGTCCCTGCGCTTCGGCGAGATGGCCTGGGTGCAGCGCTTGCACATGGCCCTGGAGGAAAACCGTTTCTGCCTGTACGCCCAGGAGATCGCTGCATTGGGCCCGGGGGATCATGGCGGTGGGCATATCGAGATATTGCTGCGCCTGCATGACGAGGCCGGGCGGATGATCCTGCCTGACAGCTTCATTCCGGCGGCGGAACGCTATGGCTTGATGACGTCGTTGGACCGTTGGGTGGTGGAGAATGTCTTCAGGATCATTCGCCAATGCCTGAACGAATCCCGGCAAGGCCCGTTGGCCATGTGTGCGATTAATCTGTCAGGCACGACTATAGGAGATCAGGCGTTCCTGGACTTCTTGCGTAAACAGTTCGCGGCCTACTCGATTCCGCCGGAAATGATTTGTTTTGAAATTACCGAGACCAGCGCCATTTCGAATCTCGGTAGCGCGATCCGCTTTATCAATGAACTCAAAGGTTTGGGCTGTTATTTCTCACTGGATGACTTTTGTGCCGGAATGTCTTCATTCGCTTACTTGAAACATTTACCTGTAGACTTCTTGAAGATCGACGGGAGTTTCGTAAAGGATATGCTGGACGACCCGATCAACCGGGCAATGGTCGAAGTGATTAATCATATCGGCCATGTCATGGGTAAGCGTACGATTGCCGAGTTTGTTGAAACGGCCCAGATCGAGCAGGCATTGCTGGAAATTGGTGTGGACTACGCTCAGGGGTATGTCATCGAGCGGCCACAGATGTTTACCTGTGACACGTTGCAATGTAGGCCGGCCAGGCCTCAGCCGTTGTTGTTCAAGGCCCCCGGCACGTTCCGCTGA